A single window of Helicobacter pylori NCTC 11637 = CCUG 17874 = ATCC 43504 = JCM 12093 DNA harbors:
- a CDS encoding 2-hydroxymuconate tautomerase family protein — protein MPFINIKLVPENGGPTNEQKQQLIEGVSDLMVKVLNKNKASIVVIIDEVDSNNYGLGGESVHHLRQKN, from the coding sequence ATGCCGTTTATCAATATCAAACTTGTGCCAGAAAATGGAGGGCCAACAAATGAGCAAAAACAGCAATTGATTGAAGGGGTTTCAGATTTGATGGTTAAGGTGTTAAACAAAAATAAGGCTTCTATTGTGGTCATTATAGATGAGGTCGATTCTAATAATTATGGTCTTGGGGGCGAGAGTGTCCATCATTTGAGACAAAAAAACTAA
- the recR gene encoding recombination mediator RecR, with protein sequence MNTYKNSLNHFLNLVDCLEKIPNVGKKSAFKMAYHLGLENPYLALKITHALENALENLKTCSSCNALSESEVCEICSDESRQNSQLCMVLHPRDVFILEDLKDFLGRYYVLNSIEEVDFNALEKRLIEENIKEIIFAFPPTLANDSLMLYIEDKLQHFHLTFTKIAQGVPTGVNFENIDSVSLSRAFNSRIKA encoded by the coding sequence ATGAATACTTATAAAAACAGCTTGAACCACTTTTTAAATTTAGTGGATTGTTTAGAAAAGATCCCCAATGTGGGTAAAAAGTCTGCCTTTAAAATGGCGTATCATTTGGGTTTAGAAAACCCCTATCTGGCGCTCAAAATCACGCACGCTTTAGAGAACGCGCTAGAAAACCTTAAAACATGTTCATCTTGTAACGCGCTCAGCGAGAGTGAGGTTTGTGAGATTTGCTCTGATGAGAGCCGACAAAATTCTCAGCTTTGCATGGTTTTACACCCAAGAGATGTGTTTATTTTAGAAGATTTAAAGGATTTTTTAGGGCGCTATTATGTGTTAAATTCCATAGAAGAGGTGGATTTTAACGCCCTAGAAAAACGCCTGATTGAAGAAAACATTAAAGAAATCATTTTTGCTTTCCCTCCCACTTTGGCTAATGATTCTCTAATGCTTTATATTGAAGATAAATTACAGCATTTCCACCTCACTTTCACCAAAATCGCTCAAGGCGTGCCTACTGGAGTGAATTTTGAAAACATTGACTCCGTTTCGCTCTCAAGGGCGTTTAATTCAAGGATCAAAGCATGA
- the truD gene encoding tRNA pseudouridine(13) synthase TruD, with protein sequence MNLNFMPLLHAYNHASIDFHFNSSARDFCVHEVPLYEFSNTGEHAVIQVRKSGLSTLEMLQIFSQILGVRIAELGYAGLKDKNALTTQFISLPKKYAPLLEKNTSNFQERNLKILSLNYHHNKIKLGHLKGNRFFMRFKKMTPLNAQKTEQVLEQIAQFGMPNYFGSQRFGKFNDNHQEGLKILQNQTKFAHQKLNAFLISSYQSYLFNALLSKRLEISKIISDFSLKENLEFFKQKNLSVDSNTLKTLKNQAHPFKILEGDVMCHYPYGKFFDALELEKEGERFLKKEVAPTGLLDGKKALYAKNLSLEIEKEFQHNLLSSHAKTLGSRRFFWVFAENITSQYMKEKAQFELGFYLPKGSYASALLKEIKHEKGENNDEF encoded by the coding sequence ATGAATTTAAATTTTATGCCCCTATTGCATGCTTACAACCATGCGAGCATTGATTTTCATTTCAATTCTAGCGCTAGGGATTTTTGCGTGCATGAAGTGCCTTTGTATGAATTCAGTAACACAGGCGAACATGCCGTTATTCAAGTGAGGAAAAGCGGTTTAAGCACTTTAGAAATGCTTCAAATTTTTTCTCAAATTTTAGGGGTAAGAATCGCTGAATTGGGTTATGCGGGCTTGAAAGATAAAAACGCGCTGACGACTCAATTCATCTCACTCCCTAAAAAATACGCCCCTTTATTAGAAAAAAACACGAGCAACTTTCAAGAAAGAAACCTTAAAATCCTGTCTTTGAATTACCACCATAATAAAATCAAATTGGGGCATTTGAAAGGGAATCGCTTTTTTATGCGTTTTAAAAAAATGACCCCCCTAAACGCTCAAAAGACTGAGCAGGTTTTAGAACAAATCGCGCAGTTTGGCATGCCTAATTATTTTGGCTCGCAACGCTTTGGGAAGTTCAATGACAACCACCAAGAGGGTTTAAAAATCTTACAAAATCAAACGAAATTCGCCCATCAAAAATTAAACGCTTTTTTAATTTCAAGCTATCAAAGTTATTTGTTTAACGCGCTTTTAAGCAAACGATTAGAAATCAGTAAAATCATTAGCGATTTTAGCCTAAAAGAAAATTTAGAATTTTTTAAACAAAAAAATTTAAGCGTTGATTCAAACACTCTAAAAACCCTTAAAAACCAAGCCCACCCCTTTAAAATTTTAGAAGGCGATGTGATGTGCCATTACCCTTATGGGAAGTTTTTTGACGCTTTAGAATTAGAAAAAGAGGGCGAAAGGTTTTTGAAAAAAGAAGTTGCGCCTACGGGGTTACTAGATGGCAAAAAAGCTCTTTATGCAAAAAATTTGAGTTTAGAAATTGAAAAAGAATTCCAGCATAATCTTTTAAGTAGCCATGCTAAAACGCTAGGATCCAGGAGGTTTTTTTGGGTGTTTGCAGAAAATATAACTTCTCAATACATGAAAGAAAAAGCGCAATTTGAATTAGGATTTTACTTGCCTAAAGGGAGTTATGCGAGCGCGTTGCTCAAAGAAATCAAGCATGAGAAAGGAGAAAATAATGACGAATTTTGA
- the htpX gene encoding zinc metalloprotease HtpX: MTNFEKIIAQNRIKTNAVLATYCAIFAFIGLLVDVIRINANDLGTALFKLMTFQIFPTITIIMFLAAFVIIVVCIQNFSSIMLSGDGYKLIDTSKVLSSKENQIHRLLLELLEEAKLHFEPKLYIINAPYMNAFASGWNESNSLIALTSALIERLDKDELKAVIAHELSHIRHNDIRLTMCVGILSNIMLLVANFSVYFFMGNRKNSGANLARMILLVLQIILPFLTLILQMYLSRTREYMADSGAAFLMHDNKPMIRALQKISNDYANNDYKGIDQNSTRSAAYLFNAEMFSTHPSVKNRIQSLRKRVI; encoded by the coding sequence ATGACGAATTTTGAAAAGATTATCGCGCAAAACAGGATCAAAACGAACGCGGTTTTAGCGACTTATTGCGCGATTTTTGCTTTTATCGGGTTGTTGGTGGATGTCATTAGAATCAACGCTAATGATTTAGGAACAGCTCTTTTTAAACTCATGACTTTTCAAATTTTTCCTACAATTACCATTATCATGTTTTTAGCGGCTTTTGTCATTATTGTTGTTTGTATCCAAAATTTTAGCTCTATCATGTTAAGCGGTGATGGATACAAACTTATTGACACAAGCAAGGTTTTAAGCTCTAAAGAAAATCAAATCCATCGCCTTTTGTTAGAGCTTTTAGAAGAGGCTAAGCTTCATTTTGAGCCTAAGCTTTATATCATTAACGCCCCTTACATGAACGCTTTTGCGAGCGGGTGGAATGAATCCAATTCTCTTATCGCTCTTACAAGCGCTTTAATAGAAAGGTTGGATAAAGATGAATTGAAAGCCGTGATCGCTCATGAGCTCAGCCATATCAGGCACAACGACATTCGCTTGACCATGTGCGTGGGGATTTTAAGCAATATCATGCTGTTAGTGGCTAATTTTAGCGTGTATTTTTTCATGGGGAATCGCAAGAATAGTGGGGCGAATTTAGCCCGAATGATTTTATTAGTCTTGCAGATCATCTTGCCTTTTTTAACGCTTATTTTGCAAATGTATTTGAGCCGCACACGAGAATACATGGCCGATAGCGGGGCGGCGTTTTTAATGCATGACAATAAGCCCATGATTAGAGCCTTACAAAAAATTTCTAACGACTATGCGAACAACGATTACAAGGGCATAGATCAGAACTCCACCCGATCGGCGGCTTATCTTTTTAACGCTGAAATGTTTAGCACCCACCCTAGCGTTAAAAATCGTATCCAATCCTTAAGAAAGCGTGTGATTTAA
- the folE gene encoding GTP cyclohydrolase I FolE encodes MENFFNQFFENIGEDKNREGLKETPKRVQELWKFLYKGYKEDPKVALKSAYFQGVCDEMIVAQNIEFYSTCEHHLLPFLGNISVGYIPKEKIVGISAIAKLIEIYSKRLQIQERLTTQIAETFDEIIEPRGVIVVCEAKHLCMSMQGVQKQNAIIKTSVLKGLFKKDPKTRAEFMQLLKS; translated from the coding sequence ATGGAAAATTTTTTCAACCAATTTTTTGAAAACATCGGCGAAGATAAGAATAGAGAAGGTTTGAAAGAGACGCCTAAAAGGGTTCAAGAATTATGGAAATTCTTGTATAAAGGCTATAAAGAAGATCCTAAAGTGGCTTTAAAAAGCGCGTATTTTCAAGGCGTTTGCGATGAAATGATAGTGGCTCAAAACATTGAATTTTACTCCACTTGCGAACACCATTTGCTCCCTTTTTTGGGGAATATTAGCGTGGGATATATCCCTAAGGAAAAGATTGTAGGCATTAGCGCGATCGCTAAACTCATTGAAATTTATAGCAAACGCTTGCAAATCCAAGAAAGGCTGACCACTCAAATTGCAGAAACCTTTGATGAAATCATAGAGCCAAGGGGCGTGATCGTGGTTTGTGAAGCTAAGCATTTGTGCATGAGCATGCAAGGGGTGCAAAAGCAAAATGCGATCATTAAAACAAGCGTTCTAAAAGGCCTCTTTAAAAAAGACCCTAAAACCAGAGCTGAATTTATGCAACTCTTAAAATCTTAG
- a CDS encoding polyprenyl synthetase family protein: protein MNNPNLSFYYNECERFESFLNHHHLHLESFHPYLEKAFFEMVLNGGKRFRPKLFLAVLCALVGQKDYSNQQTEYFKIALSIECLHTYSLIHDDLPCMDNAALRRNHPTLHAKYDETTAVLVGDALNTYSFELLSNALLESHIIVELIKILSVNGGIKGMILGQALDCYFENTPLNLEQLTFLHEHKTAKLISASLMMGLVASGIKDEELFKWLQAFGLKTGLCFQVLDDIIDVTQDEEESGKTTHLDSTKNSFVNLLGLEKANDYAQTLKTEILNDLNLLKPAYPLLQENLNALLNTLFKGKT, encoded by the coding sequence ATGAATAACCCTAATTTATCCTTTTATTATAATGAGTGCGAGCGTTTTGAAAGCTTTTTAAACCACCATCATTTACACCTTGAAAGCTTCCACCCTTATTTGGAAAAAGCCTTTTTTGAAATGGTGCTTAATGGGGGTAAGAGATTTCGCCCTAAGCTTTTTTTAGCCGTGCTTTGCGCGTTAGTGGGTCAAAAAGATTATTCTAACCAACAAACAGAATATTTTAAAATCGCTTTAAGCATTGAATGCTTACACACTTATTCGCTCATCCATGACGATTTACCATGCATGGATAATGCCGCTTTAAGGAGAAACCACCCCACTTTACACGCTAAATACGATGAAACCACAGCCGTTTTAGTCGGCGATGCGCTCAACACTTACTCTTTTGAATTGCTTTCAAACGCTTTACTAGAAAGCCATATCATTGTGGAATTAATCAAAATCTTAAGCGTTAATGGGGGGATTAAAGGCATGATCTTAGGGCAGGCTTTGGATTGCTATTTTGAAAACACGCCCTTAAATTTAGAGCAGCTCACTTTCTTACACGAGCATAAAACCGCTAAATTGATTAGCGCAAGCCTGATGATGGGGCTTGTTGCGAGCGGTATTAAAGATGAAGAGCTTTTTAAATGGCTTCAGGCTTTTGGGTTAAAAACGGGTCTTTGTTTTCAAGTGTTAGATGATATTATAGATGTTACGCAAGATGAAGAAGAAAGCGGTAAAACCACTCATTTAGACAGCACTAAAAACAGCTTTGTGAATTTATTGGGGCTAGAGAAAGCGAATGATTACGCTCAAACTTTAAAAACAGAGATTTTAAACGATTTAAACCTATTAAAACCCGCTTACCCTTTATTGCAAGAAAATTTAAACGCATTATTGAACACTCTATTTAAAGGCAAGACATGA
- the surE gene encoding 5'/3'-nucleotidase SurE: MKKILLTNDDGYHAKGIKALEQALEEMAEIYVVAPKHEKSACSQCITITAPLRAEKIKGKEGRHYRIDDGTPSDCVYLAINELFKHVCFDLVVSGINLGSNMGEDTIYSGTVAGAIEGTIQGVPSIAISQILSNKNKNTPLSFDLAQKIIQDLVQNIFTNGYPLKGRKLLNVNVPNCSLQEYKGERITPKGYRLYKKEVHKRTDPKNESYFWLGLHPLEWQKRENEDRLSDFDAIASNHASITPLNLDLTSYDDLKSLESWHEGMLK, encoded by the coding sequence ATGAAAAAAATTTTACTCACCAACGATGATGGCTACCATGCAAAAGGCATTAAAGCTTTAGAACAAGCTTTAGAAGAAATGGCAGAAATTTATGTGGTCGCCCCCAAGCATGAAAAAAGCGCATGCTCGCAATGCATCACCATCACTGCACCTTTAAGAGCGGAGAAAATTAAGGGTAAAGAAGGCCGGCATTATAGGATTGATGATGGCACGCCAAGCGATTGCGTGTATCTGGCTATTAATGAGCTTTTTAAACATGTTTGTTTTGATTTAGTGGTTTCAGGGATCAATCTTGGATCTAACATGGGCGAAGACACGATTTATTCGGGAACGGTGGCCGGAGCGATTGAAGGCACCATCCAAGGCGTGCCTTCCATTGCGATTTCTCAGATCCTTTCTAACAAAAACAAAAACACCCCCCTAAGTTTTGATCTAGCTCAAAAGATTATCCAGGATTTAGTCCAAAACATCTTCACAAACGGCTACCCTTTAAAAGGACGCAAACTCCTAAATGTGAATGTCCCTAATTGCTCCTTACAAGAATATAAGGGTGAACGCATCACCCCTAAGGGCTATAGGCTGTATAAAAAAGAAGTGCATAAACGCACAGACCCCAAGAATGAAAGCTATTTTTGGCTAGGGTTGCACCCTTTAGAATGGCAAAAGCGTGAAAATGAAGACAGACTCTCTGATTTTGACGCTATTGCTTCAAACCATGCCTCTATCACGCCTTTAAATTTAGACTTAACCAGTTATGATGATCTGAAAAGCTTGGAATCTTGGCATGAGGGAATGTTAAAGTGA
- a CDS encoding 6-pyruvoyl trahydropterin synthase family protein, protein MVIRRLYKFCASHVVRNCSSLKCAQNIHGHNYEVEVFIETNRLDNANMALDFGLMQQEMQVFIESFDHAHHFWDKESLEFQRFIENHCVRYVKCSFNLSAESYALMFLYYLTKILQKSVFSNDEGELKVSSVRVHETKNGYAESFLKDLENPHFKSLVHDHCVSFSQGIQNLWHDNDFFNKIISDEKQCFFHAKPLHQIP, encoded by the coding sequence ATGGTTATCAGGCGATTGTATAAATTTTGCGCTAGCCATGTGGTGCGCAATTGCTCTTCTTTAAAATGCGCTCAAAATATCCATGGGCATAATTATGAAGTGGAAGTCTTTATTGAAACCAACCGCTTGGATAATGCGAACATGGCATTAGATTTTGGGCTGATGCAGCAAGAAATGCAGGTTTTCATTGAGTCGTTTGATCATGCCCATCATTTTTGGGACAAAGAAAGCCTTGAGTTCCAGCGTTTTATAGAAAATCATTGCGTGCGTTACGTGAAATGCTCGTTTAATTTGAGCGCAGAGAGTTACGCCCTCATGTTTTTATACTACTTGACAAAAATTTTACAAAAAAGCGTTTTTTCTAATGATGAAGGGGAGTTAAAAGTTTCTAGCGTGCGCGTGCATGAGACTAAAAACGGCTACGCTGAAAGCTTTTTAAAAGATTTAGAAAACCCCCATTTTAAATCTTTAGTGCATGATCATTGCGTTTCTTTTTCGCAAGGCATTCAAAATTTGTGGCATGATAATGATTTTTTTAATAAAATCATTAGCGATGAAAAACAATGCTTTTTTCATGCTAAGCCCTTACACCAAATCCCATGA
- a CDS encoding 7-carboxy-7-deazaguanine synthase QueE: MKLPVVESFFSLQGEGKRIGKPSLFLRLGGCNLSCKGFNCKTLLNDEILTGCDSLYAVHPKFKTSWDYYNEPKPLIERLEDLAPNYKDFDFILTGGEPSLYFNNPILISVLEHFYRQKIPLCVESNGSIFFEFSPILKELHFTLSVKLSFSLEEESKRINLKALQNILNNAKSVHFKFVLESQNAAQSITEIQSLLKQLSLKNNEIFLMPLGTNNNELDKNLKTLAPLAIKHGFRLSDRLHIRLWDNQKGF; the protein is encoded by the coding sequence ATGAAACTCCCGGTCGTTGAGAGCTTTTTTTCCTTACAGGGTGAAGGAAAAAGGATAGGCAAGCCCAGTCTTTTTTTACGCTTAGGGGGGTGTAACCTTTCATGCAAGGGCTTTAATTGTAAAACCTTATTGAATGATGAAATTCTAACAGGTTGCGACAGCTTGTATGCGGTGCATCCTAAATTCAAAACATCTTGGGATTATTACAATGAGCCTAAACCCTTGATTGAACGATTAGAGGATTTAGCCCCTAATTATAAGGATTTTGATTTCATTCTTACAGGCGGGGAGCCAAGCTTGTATTTCAATAACCCTATTTTAATCAGCGTTTTAGAGCATTTTTATCGCCAAAAAATCCCTTTATGTGTAGAGAGTAATGGTTCTATTTTTTTTGAATTTAGCCCTATTTTAAAAGAATTGCATTTCACCCTGAGCGTCAAACTCTCTTTTTCTTTGGAGGAAGAAAGCAAGCGGATCAACCTCAAAGCCTTACAAAATATCTTAAATAACGCTAAAAGCGTGCATTTTAAATTTGTATTGGAGAGTCAAAACGCCGCTCAATCTATTACAGAAATCCAAAGCCTTTTGAAACAACTCTCCTTAAAAAATAATGAAATCTTTTTAATGCCCTTAGGCACAAATAACAACGAGCTAGACAAAAATCTAAAAACCCTAGCCCCCCTAGCCATAAAGCATGGTTTCAGGCTAAGCGATAGGCTTCATATCCGCTTGTGGGATAATCAAAAAGGGTTTTAA
- a CDS encoding GNAT family N-acetyltransferase, with the protein MTIKVFSPKYPTELEEFYAKRIADNPLGFIQRLDLLPSISGFVQKLREHGGEFFGMRKDKKLIGICGLNRINETEAELCKFHMDSAYQSQGLGQKLYESVERYAFIEGYTKISLHVSKSQIKACNLYQKLGFMPIKEEDCMVELGEEILIFPTLFMEKILS; encoded by the coding sequence ATGACCATCAAAGTTTTTTCGCCCAAATACCCCACTGAATTAGAAGAATTTTATGCTAAGCGCATCGCTGACAACCCTTTAGGGTTTATCCAACGCTTGGATCTTTTGCCCAGTATTAGTGGGTTCGTTCAAAAACTGCGCGAGCATGGCGGGGAATTTTTTGGAATGAGAAAGGATAAAAAGCTCATCGGGATCTGCGGGCTTAATCGTATCAATGAAACAGAAGCAGAGCTGTGCAAATTCCACATGGATAGTGCTTATCAATCTCAAGGGTTGGGTCAAAAACTCTATGAGAGCGTGGAACGATACGCTTTTATTGAAGGCTATACTAAAATCTCTCTGCATGTGAGCAAAAGCCAAATCAAGGCATGCAACCTCTATCAAAAGCTGGGTTTTATGCCAATCAAAGAAGAAGATTGCATGGTGGAGTTGGGCGAAGAGATTTTGATTTTCCCTACTCTTTTTATGGAAAAGATTCTGTCTTAA
- a CDS encoding MFS transporter, whose product MKHLGKKEVRTLGLSSLGGTLEFYDFIIFVFFTSIIAKHFFPNTLSPIWSEINTYGIFAAGYLARPLGGIVMAHFGDRFGRKNMFMLSILLMVIPTFALALMPTFNDLVGFGVGSMGLSLKNAHYLGYIAPVFLVFVRICQGVAVGGELPGAWVFVHEHAPQGQKNTYIGFLSASVVSGILLGSLVYIGIYMVFDKPVVEDWAWRVAFGLGGIFGIISVYLRRFLEETPVFQQMKQDNALVKFPLKEVFKNSRFGILISMLITWVLTACILIFILFVPNFTLMHPNFNFTPFEKTYFQILGLVGIVSSIVLTGFLADKIKPHKVCMAFSVAFAFFGFLFFREFYSNAPSLINTIVLYFLACFCAGIMNFCPIFMSDVFSAKIRFSGISFAYNIAYAITAGFTPQLSSWLNAKAIVAPESLQSYGLSFYIFVVSLIAFITSLLMAPIYNQSNPQHESPIT is encoded by the coding sequence ATAAAACATTTAGGCAAAAAAGAGGTAAGAACCTTAGGGTTATCTTCGCTTGGCGGGACTTTAGAATTTTACGATTTTATCATCTTTGTATTTTTTACGAGTATCATTGCCAAACACTTTTTCCCGAACACGCTTAGCCCTATTTGGTCTGAAATCAACACTTATGGTATCTTTGCTGCAGGCTATCTAGCGCGCCCGCTTGGCGGCATAGTGATGGCCCACTTTGGGGATAGATTCGGCCGTAAAAACATGTTCATGCTCTCTATTTTATTGATGGTAATCCCAACCTTTGCGCTCGCTTTGATGCCAACTTTTAATGATTTGGTGGGTTTTGGCGTTGGTAGCATGGGACTTAGCCTAAAAAACGCTCATTATCTTGGTTACATAGCTCCTGTTTTTTTGGTGTTTGTTAGGATCTGTCAAGGCGTTGCTGTGGGTGGTGAATTGCCTGGCGCTTGGGTTTTTGTCCATGAGCATGCCCCGCAAGGCCAAAAAAACACTTATATCGGTTTTTTAAGCGCTTCTGTAGTTTCTGGGATTTTGCTTGGGAGTTTGGTTTATATAGGGATTTACATGGTTTTTGACAAGCCTGTTGTTGAAGATTGGGCTTGGAGGGTTGCCTTTGGGCTTGGAGGGATTTTTGGTATCATTTCTGTTTATTTGAGGCGCTTTTTAGAGGAAACTCCTGTTTTTCAGCAAATGAAGCAGGACAACGCCTTAGTTAAATTCCCGCTTAAAGAGGTGTTTAAAAACTCTCGCTTTGGCATATTAATCTCCATGCTTATCACTTGGGTTTTAACCGCTTGCATTTTGATTTTTATCCTTTTCGTTCCCAATTTCACTCTCATGCATCCCAATTTTAATTTCACTCCTTTTGAAAAAACCTATTTTCAAATTTTAGGACTTGTTGGTATTGTGAGTTCTATTGTTTTAACCGGGTTTTTAGCCGATAAAATCAAACCACACAAAGTTTGCATGGCTTTTAGCGTGGCTTTTGCTTTTTTTGGCTTTTTATTCTTTAGAGAATTTTATTCTAACGCGCCAAGTTTAATCAATACCATAGTTTTATACTTTTTAGCTTGCTTTTGCGCGGGTATTATGAATTTTTGCCCCATTTTTATGAGCGATGTGTTTAGCGCCAAAATCCGTTTTAGCGGGATTTCCTTCGCTTATAACATAGCCTATGCTATAACCGCTGGCTTTACCCCTCAACTTTCAAGCTGGTTAAACGCAAAAGCTATAGTGGCGCCTGAAAGCTTGCAAAGTTATGGTTTAAGCTTTTATATTTTTGTGGTTTCTTTAATTGCCTTTATTACATCGCTTTTAATGGCGCCAATTTACAATCAATCTAACCCCCAACACGAATCGCCCATAACATGA
- the tnpA gene encoding IS200/IS605 family transposase, whose amino-acid sequence MKKIDDTRHGRHCVFLMHVHLVFVTKYRRSAFNKEVIDFLGSVFAKVCKDFESELVEFDGESDHVHLLINYPPKVSVSKLVNSLKGVSSRLTRQHHFKSVEACLWGKHLWSPSYFAGSCGGAPLEMIKQYI is encoded by the coding sequence ATGAAAAAAATTGATGACACAAGACACGGAAGACATTGTGTTTTTTTGATGCATGTGCATTTGGTGTTTGTTACTAAATACAGGCGTTCAGCGTTCAACAAGGAAGTGATAGATTTTTTAGGATCGGTGTTTGCTAAAGTGTGTAAAGACTTTGAGAGCGAATTGGTGGAGTTTGATGGGGAAAGCGATCATGTGCATTTGCTTATCAACTACCCTCCAAAAGTGAGCGTGAGCAAGTTAGTCAATTCTTTAAAAGGCGTGAGCAGTCGTTTGACTAGGCAACACCATTTCAAAAGCGTTGAAGCTTGTTTATGGGGGAAGCATTTATGGTCGCCTAGTTATTTCGCTGGGAGTTGTGGGGGTGCACCTTTAGAGATGATTAAGCAATACATATAA